One part of the Acidobacteriota bacterium genome encodes these proteins:
- a CDS encoding flagellar basal body L-ring protein FlgH, with protein sequence MRTAWCCLLIANAILASASARKSTENNLAKYLAHVQMAEGAATAPTPGSLWIDNGRMAALTTDYKARIAGDLITILVVQDLTSSNTGAVSTDRSFKASSGIDSLPGRLKTTGVANLLGLHSAETLAGKGQATSTSKLRTSLSGRIVAVLPSGNLVVEAERSIMMNNEHQSIILRGVVRPGDVTFDNTVISNALGNLELEIKGKGVVSDGTRPPHSILRMILRILNF encoded by the coding sequence ATGAGAACAGCCTGGTGTTGCCTGCTGATCGCGAACGCAATCCTGGCGAGTGCCTCGGCCCGCAAATCCACCGAGAACAACCTCGCCAAGTATCTGGCCCACGTCCAAATGGCAGAAGGTGCGGCGACCGCGCCCACACCGGGCAGCCTCTGGATCGATAACGGGCGCATGGCCGCTCTCACTACCGACTACAAGGCTCGCATCGCCGGAGATCTCATTACCATCCTGGTAGTGCAGGACCTGACGTCTTCGAATACCGGAGCGGTCAGCACCGATCGCAGTTTCAAAGCCAGTTCTGGGATCGATTCTCTGCCCGGCCGTCTCAAGACCACGGGCGTCGCCAACTTGCTGGGCTTGCACTCTGCCGAGACACTGGCCGGCAAGGGCCAGGCCACTTCCACGTCGAAGCTTCGCACCAGTCTTTCCGGGCGCATTGTCGCCGTACTGCCGAGCGGCAACCTGGTGGTTGAGGCCGAACGTTCAATCATGATGAACAACGAACATCAGAGCATTATCCTGCGCGGCGTGGTTCGCCCGGGCGACGTCACATTCGACAATACGGTCATCTCTAACGCGCTCGGCAATCTGGAATTGGAAATCAAGGGCAAAGGTGTCGTCTCCGATGGCACGCGGCCACCGCATTCGATCTTGCGCATGATTCTGCGAATCTTGAACTTCTAG
- a CDS encoding flagella basal body P-ring formation protein FlgA — protein sequence MKKTTMLSAISLAAGIVLTLGASTSLPAQNARPQLTPITREEVWQAVSGELRQRGVREEQLLAIDEIELPTAVPAASSRTLRVSMVCWDADLERAQFQLECRQPGECVPFLAYADAGRSTAMGSARISGSACRAASRPRTAGAAPHKTLIRVGDQATVVFRGSQLNLTALVTCLERGGEGAIVRVRSQDGQIFRARVAAPARLEALTQSATR from the coding sequence GTGAAGAAAACAACCATGCTGTCCGCAATTTCCCTCGCTGCCGGAATCGTCCTGACCCTCGGAGCGAGCACGTCCCTTCCGGCACAGAACGCGCGGCCGCAGCTGACTCCCATAACTCGCGAGGAAGTGTGGCAAGCCGTCAGCGGAGAACTCCGGCAGCGCGGTGTCCGCGAAGAGCAACTGCTCGCCATCGATGAAATCGAACTTCCCACCGCCGTGCCTGCTGCCTCCAGCCGAACGTTGCGGGTTTCGATGGTTTGCTGGGACGCGGACCTCGAGCGCGCCCAATTCCAACTGGAATGCCGCCAGCCAGGAGAATGCGTCCCCTTTCTGGCCTACGCAGACGCTGGCCGTTCCACCGCGATGGGTTCGGCCAGGATTTCCGGCAGTGCGTGCCGCGCCGCATCCCGTCCGCGAACGGCTGGCGCTGCGCCCCATAAAACCCTGATTCGGGTCGGGGATCAGGCCACGGTCGTCTTTCGTGGCAGCCAACTGAACCTGACCGCGCTCGTGACCTGCCTGGAACGCGGAGGCGAAGGGGCCATCGTCCGAGTACGCAGCCAGGATGGGCAGATCTTTCGAGCTCGCGTGGCCGCGCCGGCACGTCTCGAAGCACTCACCCAATCTGCGACGCGGTAA